The Phaeodactylum tricornutum CCAP 1055/1 chromosome 6, whole genome shotgun sequence region ACAACGGCAAATAATGGTCCCATTAAAAACAATGCCGCCACGTTGTTCTGGTTGGCCACCGTCCAAAACAATCGTATCGATGATAGAGCGTAAAAGCCCATGACAATCAATCCCAAGCCCACCCGTTTTTCGCATAGCAGCACTCGATACCACTCGTCCCCCAATGCTTGTTGCACTAGCAGTTGCCGCATGATCTTGTGCATAATTTGGCGATTGTGATTCATTTCACTGGAGACCACCAACATCTGTAGGATTGTGAGCGGTTCCCAGGTTGCTGGGAAGAGCATGGGATCCGTTTGGAAGGGTTTAGTAGGAGGCTGCACCGTCCTTCGTTGACGAGCAACGTCTCGAATCCACTGTTCGGGATCTCTCAACCACTGCAACAGTTGCCTGGGATGCTTAAGTATCTTTTGAAGACCGGGTGGCGTTCTAGATGGTCGTCTTTTCGCCAACTGTGGTTCCAGTTGCAATCGCAACGGACCACCCCACACAGCCATGGCCGCGCCGAAAGCATGTCCGGTTCCAATTACGGCAATGATCCACAACAAACCACACCACGAATGGCATCCTCCATTGGTCATATAACACGGCGCGTGGGATAATCCCACCATCGATTCCATGACGTTACCCAGTAGGAACAAAATGAGAATTTGGGAAACCGCCCGCGCTAGCGAACGCAGCGCCGCCGGCATTTCGTAGTATCGCCAAAATTCGTCTTCAATGCGCTCGACAGTGGTGCGCAAGTACCTTCCACGATACCAATCCTGCCCATGAGTGAGCATGGCGTACAATCCTCTTCTAGCGACAATCATGGGTGCTAAAAAGCGAAGCGTTCCCAACAACGCCGCTCCCAAAGCCATGGAACCAGCAAACGCTATTCGAAGCAACCGAAGGGCCGATAGGGGATCCAACGTCATCGACATAGAATTTAGAGAGGATTCCTTCGTGCTATTAGTCGGTGTTACGTATACGTCGACTTCGCCTTCACGTGGCATCCAAGACAACGTGCTCCCTCGTTGCCGGAGTCCTCGGCTGTCGTCGTACGATGATGTCACCCACGACGGAATTTCGAGCTCGTTGATAACTTCGGCGTTTAGCTTCTTTCGCCGCGAGGTCGCTTTTTGTTCTGAACTGCTACTTGATAGATTAGCCTTCGATAAATCGTTTGACTCCGGAGATGGTTCCATCCCATCTGTTGGAATGGTGAACTCCGAGGCTAGACTTCTCTGCTTCCGACTTTGAGCATTTCTTGACGAGACTAAACCCCGCTTTTGGTAGTAGCTTCTACTACTAGCGATTCCCGTAGGTTGGTTGATAGCAGCAATTTTACAAACATGCAGCAGCAAAAGAGGCCATAGAATCGTGTATTGCTTCATCGTGCAATGTGAGACTCACTCTGATTTTTTGGTATTCACAGTCCAAAGTGGGAGGCCCTCATGATTGTCGGCAGCGTCGGATGGTAGATGGGAAGACGCATCGCCAAATCTGGaaagttgactgtgaatgacaTAGGAAACGGGATCCCCGAAAAAGGTAACAACGCCAGAAAAACGTCTGACCGTACTTCTCTCGTCCATCTTGGCGCGGACAAGGATGGCGTGTGGCACTACCTCGTAGTACGTATTCTACGCTATTTCGGGAACGAGACAGTTTGCGAAAGAAAACTCCTCGAAACTCTCCAAGCCTTGCCCTCTCACAATCGCAATCGCAGCGTACAATCGTCAATTtcaaccaacaaaacaacatgtctggaaaaggaaaaggaaaggGCGGCCGTGGTGATAAGAAATCCACCACTGCCTCCGCCAAGGCTGGTCTTCAATTCCCCGTCGGTCGTATCGGACGTTACCTCCGTCAGGGCAAGTACGCCACTCGTATGGGAGCCGGCGCTCCTGTCTACCTCGCGGCTGTGCTCGAGTACCTTTGCGCCGAGATTCTCGAACTTGCCGGCAACGCCGCCCGTGACAACAAGAAGAGCCGTATCGTTCCCCGTCACATCACTCTTGCCGTCAAGAATGACGAGGAGTTGAACAAGCTACTTGGAGGTGTCACCATTGCTGCCGGTGGTGTCTTGCCCAACATTCACGCTATTCTTCTTCCCAAGAAGAGCGGACCTACCAAATAAACAATTTAAGCCGCCTTACAGCGCAAGTCGACTGCATTTGTTGGTCGACATTCAAAACAAACCGGATTTTATCAAATCCACCCATACGTCAAAGAAGCTCGCAACCAGCACACCTTCTCTCGCTACATTTCAGCCCATCAAAACCGTTATTTTGAGTAAGGACACTCATCACTCGTCCGTGTGTAAAcatttttcaaaaactcgTGCGGGATACACCCTCTGTTAGTGTGCCGGCAGCAATTTACCTTTCCAATAGCTTGCTTTCGTATGTGGCACTCGTTTTGATCGGACCAACAACATCTTCCAGACAAAACGGCAACTGAAAGAGCACTACCGCCACTTGATAACCTCTACTGGTACTATACTTTTCAATCCCGGATTGATATTTTGCACTTTTCCCTTTCTCTTGTATTGCCGACGGCACGGTTGGATGAATCCTGCAAATAAACGATGTTGTATTCGTCCCGACCGGCCTGATCTAGAAGGTAATCATCATATGAGAGTTCAACCCTCCCGACCGCTGTTTGTCAATTGCGGTCGCTACAGTCGCCTTACTATTTCACGCAacaattttggaagacgacatCTTTTGCATTCCGCATGCATGACAGCCACCATATCTCACATCAATTGTCCGATTTTGCATCTTCGACGATGAAAGGCAACGAAATCAAAGCCTTTCACATGTTCCCCGTCGATTCACTTGACCCGCAATTGTTGAATtacaagaaaacgaaggTTGTTCATTTTCTTCGACATGCGGAGGGAACACACAATGTGAACAAGGCGTACAGCAATCCCATCAACTTCGATGCACGTTTAACTGCAAAGGGACAAATTCAATGTCAGCAGCTGTCAGCATCAATAAAAGACAGCTTTCCTGCCTTGATGGAAAGCGAGCTAATAGTGACATCACCACTAACACGTTGCGTGCAGACAGCGTTGCTTTCGCTAGAACCGATTTTCAAGTATCAGCCCACCGTGCCGTTCGTCGCCCATGAATCCTTGCGAGAAACTGTCAATTACTGCTGTGATAAAAGACGCACCATCTCGGAAATCTCTGGCGACTTTCCTACGGTGGACTTTTCTCACATCAAACATGATCACGATGAGACTTGGGATACTTACGAGAGCCGATTAGGCTGTCACGAAACGTATAAAGTCCATCGCGAGTCAGCCGAGCTTTACAAGGTCGCCGAAAGAGGTCGAGAATTCTTTCAATGGCTTTCCGAACGACCGGAAAAGAAGATTATTGTGTGCAGTCACTCTGCCTTCTTTCGTTGCGTCTGGAATTGGGGACTGGACAAGGAGGTGCC contains the following coding sequences:
- a CDS encoding predicted protein, which codes for MKQYTILWPLLLLHVCKIAAINQPTGIASSRSYYQKRGLVSSRNAQSRKQRSLASEFTIPTDGMEPSPESNDLSKANLSSSSSEQKATSRRKKLNAEVINELEIPSWVTSSYDDSRGLRQRGSTLSWMPREGEVDVYVTPTNSTKESSLNSMSMTLDPLSALRLLRIAFAGSMALGAALLGTLRFLAPMIVARRGLYAMLTHGQDWYRGRYLRTTVERIEDEFWRYYEMPAALRSLARAVSQILILFLLGNVMESMVGLSHAPCYMTNGGCHSWCGLLWIIAVIGTGHAFGAAMAVWGGPLRLQLEPQLAKRRPSRTPPGLQKILKHPRQLLQWLRDPEQWIRDVARQRRTVQPPTKPFQTDPMLFPATWEPLTILQMLVVSSEMNHNRQIMHKIMRQLLVQQALGDEWYRVLLCEKRVGLGLIVMGFYALSSIRLFWTVANQNNVAALFLMGPLFAVVVSGWMHTYIYMERRESKRRQKLNQYGHLIDDADRTVKEWGQVFAYPSNSMSQWFPQSILS
- the H2A-3a gene encoding histone H2A isoform 3a (Similar to histone H2A core component of nucleosomes, containing two molecules each of H2A, H2B, H3 and H4), yielding MSGKGKGKGGRGDKKSTTASAKAGLQFPVGRIGRYLRQGKYATRMGAGAPVYLAAVLEYLCAEILELAGNAARDNKKSRIVPRHITLAVKNDEELNKLLGGVTIAAGGVLPNIHAILLPKKSGPTK
- a CDS encoding predicted protein, whose product is MFPVDSLDPQLLNYKKTKVVHFLRHAEGTHNVNKAYSNPINFDARLTAKGQIQCQQLSASIKDSFPALMESELIVTSPLTRCVQTALLSLEPIFKYQPTVPFVAHESLRETVNYCCDKRRTISEISGDFPTVDFSHIKHDHDETWDTYESRLGCHETYKVHRESAELYKVAERGREFFQWLSERPEKKIIVCSHSAF